A window of the Arcobacter sp. F155 genome harbors these coding sequences:
- a CDS encoding lytic transglycosylase domain-containing protein: MNKVFSLILVFSLYSYASLIGSSYSQRDLQILEELDITPSFISDYKLQRVYSQYQSKYNSSSYVEKLNEASLFVPKIKEILKEEGIPDVFIYMAMAESNFTMDAKSRVRATGLWQFMSATGRRYGLENDLYVDERMDLIKSTKAAADYLNRLHRLFDKWYLAAIAYNCGEGRVIEAITRATIDLYVEQNPKMKYDKRILEYRNTIRAYQEKRVRFKEIRKIYNVVKKWDIKPDINDLLTVQNKISRQYIPSESRSYIRKIISLAMMKSQSFIRDEENSHLLNMGISTTVATVPVKGGLHLRNIANSIGMSYEELLELNKHIKQSIIPPTKKVYEINIPYSRLSRFNEAKDSIKDTKFLVHIVRSGDTLYGLSRKYKIPYSLIKDYNNLKSNMLSLKQKIILPIPKDMLGKIKFSNDRYRTGKKYTVKSGDSLYSIAKRYKIKVEKLKRDNNLKTSLLRIGDKIVIR, encoded by the coding sequence TTGAATAAAGTTTTCTCTCTTATATTAGTTTTCTCACTATACTCTTACGCATCATTAATTGGATCAAGTTACTCTCAAAGAGATTTACAAATCTTAGAAGAGTTAGATATAACACCTTCTTTTATTAGTGATTATAAACTTCAAAGAGTTTACTCTCAATACCAAAGTAAATACAACTCAAGTAGTTATGTAGAAAAATTAAATGAAGCCTCTTTATTTGTACCAAAAATCAAAGAAATTTTAAAAGAAGAGGGAATCCCTGACGTATTTATTTATATGGCAATGGCTGAATCAAACTTTACTATGGATGCAAAATCTAGAGTAAGGGCAACTGGTTTATGGCAATTTATGAGTGCAACGGGAAGAAGATATGGCTTAGAAAATGATTTATATGTAGATGAAAGAATGGATTTAATCAAGTCTACAAAAGCAGCAGCTGATTACTTAAATAGATTACATAGATTATTTGATAAGTGGTACTTAGCAGCAATTGCATATAACTGTGGGGAAGGTAGAGTTATTGAAGCAATTACACGAGCTACAATTGACCTTTATGTAGAACAAAACCCAAAAATGAAATATGATAAGAGAATATTAGAGTATAGAAATACTATTAGAGCTTATCAAGAAAAAAGAGTTAGATTTAAAGAGATTAGAAAAATTTATAATGTTGTTAAAAAATGGGATATAAAGCCTGATATTAACGACTTACTAACTGTTCAAAATAAAATTAGCAGACAATATATTCCAAGTGAGAGTAGAAGCTATATTAGAAAAATCATCTCTTTAGCGATGATGAAATCTCAAAGTTTTATTAGAGATGAAGAAAACTCTCATCTTTTAAATATGGGAATTTCAACTACAGTTGCAACTGTTCCAGTTAAAGGTGGATTACACCTAAGAAATATAGCAAACTCAATTGGAATGAGTTATGAAGAGTTATTAGAACTAAATAAACATATCAAACAATCAATTATTCCACCTACTAAAAAAGTATATGAGATAAATATTCCATATAGTAGGTTAAGTAGGTTTAATGAAGCAAAAGACAGTATTAAAGACACTAAGTTTTTAGTTCATATTGTAAGAAGTGGAGATACTTTATATGGTCTTTCAAGAAAATATAAAATTCCATATAGTCTTATTAAAGATTACAATAATTTAAAGTCAAATATGCTTTCTTTAAAGCAAAAGATTATTTTGCCAATTCCTAAAGATATGTTAGGAAAAATTAAATTTTCAAATGATAGATATAGAACTGGTAAAAAGTATACTGTAAAGAGTGGAGACTCTTTATATTCTATTGCAAAAAGATATAAAATTAAAGTAGAAAAATTAAAAAGAGATAATAATCTAAAAACATCACTTTTAAGAATTGGAGATAAAATTGTTATCAGGTAA
- a CDS encoding septal ring lytic transglycosylase RlpA family protein, protein MLSGKSIKTTLFLGACASIFLTGCSTKTTSDSYIPYYGKTEKKKTFKPLGDQAIKNSKAMHRATMRPYKVHGKWYYPTLAKVGDTQRGIASWYGPNFHAKLTSNGEMYDMYAMTAAHKTLPMNSMVKVDNLENGKSVVVRINDRGPFITGRIIDLSNKAAHAIDMVGKGTASVKIEVLGFNAKIATTKEEKQETATVGRYYVQVGAFSRLEGAKITKRKFELILEDGYNVIIKKSDLNRVWISGFRSEQEAQDFKEANGLSGAPIIAK, encoded by the coding sequence TTGTTATCAGGTAAGTCAATAAAAACAACACTATTTTTAGGAGCTTGTGCATCTATTTTTTTAACTGGATGTTCAACGAAAACTACATCAGATTCATACATACCTTATTATGGAAAGACTGAAAAGAAAAAGACATTTAAGCCTTTAGGTGATCAAGCGATTAAAAACTCTAAGGCAATGCATAGAGCTACAATGAGACCTTATAAGGTTCATGGAAAATGGTATTACCCAACTTTAGCAAAGGTTGGAGATACTCAAAGAGGTATTGCATCTTGGTATGGACCAAACTTTCATGCAAAACTTACTTCAAATGGTGAAATGTATGATATGTATGCAATGACTGCAGCACATAAAACTTTACCAATGAACTCTATGGTAAAAGTAGACAACTTAGAAAATGGAAAGTCAGTAGTTGTAAGAATCAATGATAGAGGACCTTTTATTACTGGAAGAATTATTGACCTTTCAAATAAAGCAGCCCATGCAATTGATATGGTAGGGAAAGGTACTGCAAGTGTTAAAATTGAAGTACTAGGTTTCAATGCAAAGATTGCTACTACTAAAGAAGAGAAACAAGAAACAGCAACTGTTGGAAGATATTATGTTCAAGTTGGAGCTTTCAGCAGATTAGAGGGTGCAAAAATTACAAAAAGAAAGTTTGAGCTAATCCTTGAAGATGGATATAATGTTATAATTAAAAAAAGTGATTTAAATAGAGTTTGGATTAGTGGCTTTAGATCAGAGCAAGAAGCCCAAGACTTTAAAGAAGCAAATGGTCTAAGTGGTGCACCAATTATTGCAAAATAG
- the hisB gene encoding imidazoleglycerol-phosphate dehydratase HisB yields the protein MTEINRKTKETDIKCKVDTQGNGKSNINTGVGFFDHMLEALSKHSGIDIDLSCDGDLHIDAHHTVEDCGIVLGKALKDEIFPIENVERYGNATVVMDEAATICALDLSNRPFLVYEVNLSGKVGEFDVELAEEFFHALVMNAGLTCHIINERGRNKHHILEASFKAFAVALRRAMARNEKLGVPSTKGVL from the coding sequence ATGACAGAGATAAATAGAAAAACAAAAGAAACAGATATTAAATGTAAAGTAGATACTCAAGGTAATGGAAAATCAAATATAAATACTGGAGTAGGTTTTTTTGACCATATGCTAGAAGCTTTATCAAAACATAGTGGAATTGATATTGATTTATCTTGTGATGGAGATTTACATATTGATGCTCACCATACGGTAGAGGATTGTGGTATTGTTTTAGGTAAAGCACTTAAAGATGAAATTTTTCCTATTGAAAATGTAGAAAGATATGGAAATGCAACTGTAGTTATGGATGAAGCTGCAACTATATGTGCTTTAGATTTATCAAATAGACCATTTTTAGTTTATGAAGTTAATTTAAGTGGAAAAGTAGGTGAGTTTGATGTAGAACTTGCAGAAGAGTTTTTTCATGCTTTAGTTATGAACGCAGGTCTTACTTGTCATATTATAAATGAAAGAGGAAGAAATAAACACCACATTTTAGAAGCTAGTTTCAAAGCTTTTGCAGTTGCATTAAGAAGAGCAATGGCAAGAAATGAAAAACTAGGAGTTCCTAGTACAAAAGGTGTTTTATGA
- a CDS encoding HAD family hydrolase, whose protein sequence is MIELIVLDVDGTLTNGQITYTNSGDELKSFDVADGLAIATWTKKLGKKAAIITGRNSKIVETRAKDLNITHLHQGIHNKDEVLENILKEENLSWNQVAAIGDDLNDYKMLKKAGLSFTPANGSKYIEDVVNIRCEAYGGSGAVKEMIEYIIKEDGIEEEYVNSWL, encoded by the coding sequence ATGATTGAGTTAATTGTTCTTGATGTTGATGGAACATTAACAAATGGACAAATAACATACACTAATAGTGGCGATGAGCTTAAATCATTTGATGTTGCAGATGGTTTAGCAATTGCTACGTGGACAAAAAAGCTTGGTAAAAAAGCAGCAATTATTACTGGAAGAAACTCTAAAATAGTTGAAACTAGAGCAAAAGATTTAAATATTACGCATCTTCATCAAGGTATTCATAATAAAGATGAAGTTTTAGAAAATATTTTAAAAGAAGAAAACTTATCTTGGAACCAAGTTGCAGCTATTGGTGATGATTTAAATGACTATAAAATGCTTAAAAAAGCTGGTCTTTCATTTACTCCTGCAAATGGTTCAAAATATATTGAAGATGTAGTAAATATAAGATGTGAAGCATATGGTGGAAGTGGTGCAGTAAAAGAGATGATTGAATATATCATTAAAGAAGATGGAATTGAAGAGGAATATGTAAACTCATGGTTATAA
- a CDS encoding LptA/OstA family protein: MKLLLKLALASTLVFANANTEKLIIDAKNFETDDKKGISIFTGNVKLKMAKDRLNANKLEVYMKPKSQGQNLEPLKYIATGNVSFTIFSNGKHYKGKGNKVIYDPKKLEYTVLGKGYLNEVTEDRKLYGEKIFINQETGNAKVSGTDNKPVRFILNIDSGKK; this comes from the coding sequence ATGAAACTATTATTAAAACTAGCACTTGCTTCAACTTTAGTTTTCGCAAATGCAAATACAGAAAAACTTATTATAGATGCTAAAAATTTTGAAACAGATGATAAAAAAGGTATCTCTATTTTTACAGGTAATGTAAAACTAAAGATGGCAAAAGATAGGCTAAACGCAAATAAATTAGAAGTTTATATGAAACCAAAGTCTCAAGGACAAAATTTAGAGCCTTTAAAATATATTGCAACAGGAAATGTAAGTTTTACAATTTTTTCAAATGGTAAGCACTATAAAGGAAAAGGAAATAAAGTTATCTATGACCCAAAGAAACTAGAGTATACAGTTCTTGGAAAAGGTTACTTAAATGAAGTAACAGAAGATAGAAAACTTTATGGTGAGAAAATTTTCATTAATCAAGAAACAGGAAATGCTAAAGTTAGCGGAACAGATAATAAACCAGTTAGGTTTATTTTAAATATAGATAGTGGTAAAAAATAA
- the yihA gene encoding ribosome biogenesis GTP-binding protein YihA/YsxC, whose amino-acid sequence MKIVDAQFLTSAQSITDSPAPDRAEVAFLGRSNVGKSSLLNTLTNRKGLAKSSSTPGKTQLINYFEIKFKTGNEELPYLYARFVDLPGFGYAKVSKSLKRDWNKNLTGYLEERPCLQIFVHLVDARHTDLAIDKNVDEFLGTIKRGDQIIIHAFTKIDKLKQNDLQKLKRAYPDGIFISNLKKRGLEQLQNKITGYLFGN is encoded by the coding sequence ATGAAAATAGTAGATGCACAATTTTTAACTTCAGCACAAAGTATAACAGACTCTCCAGCTCCTGATAGAGCAGAAGTTGCTTTTTTAGGTAGATCTAATGTTGGTAAATCTTCATTATTAAATACTTTAACAAATAGAAAAGGTTTAGCAAAATCTTCTTCAACACCAGGAAAAACTCAACTTATTAATTATTTTGAGATTAAATTTAAAACAGGCAATGAAGAGTTACCATATCTTTATGCAAGATTTGTAGATTTACCAGGTTTTGGTTATGCAAAGGTTTCAAAAAGTTTAAAAAGAGACTGGAATAAAAACTTAACTGGATACTTAGAAGAAAGACCATGTTTACAGATTTTTGTTCATTTAGTTGATGCTAGACATACTGATTTAGCTATTGATAAAAATGTTGATGAGTTTTTAGGAACAATTAAAAGAGGGGATCAAATTATTATTCATGCTTTTACAAAGATTGACAAATTAAAGCAAAATGATTTACAAAAGCTAAAAAGAGCTTACCCTGATGGAATCTTTATTTCAAACTTGAAAAAAAGAGGTTTAGAACAACTTCAAAATAAAATTACAGGATATCTATTTGGAAATTAA
- a CDS encoding N-acetyltransferase, protein MEIKFFKPDVTHIATMQALVKEEVENGNILLRTEDEMANTIRAYTVVEVDGVMAGFTALHIHSARLAEVRSLVVSKNFRGLKLGQKLVQACIEEGRKYKLQQILSLTYEEGFFKSLGFVTIEKEDIPEHKIWADCIRCKHFPVCNEIAMVYDL, encoded by the coding sequence TTGGAAATTAAATTTTTTAAACCTGATGTTACTCATATTGCCACAATGCAAGCTCTTGTAAAAGAAGAGGTTGAAAATGGAAATATTCTTTTACGAACAGAAGATGAAATGGCTAATACTATTAGAGCATATACTGTTGTAGAAGTAGACGGAGTAATGGCAGGATTTACAGCTTTACATATTCACTCTGCAAGATTAGCAGAAGTTAGAAGTTTAGTTGTATCTAAAAATTTTAGAGGTTTAAAACTAGGGCAAAAACTTGTTCAAGCCTGTATAGAAGAGGGTAGAAAATATAAGCTACAACAAATACTTTCTTTAACTTATGAAGAAGGTTTTTTCAAAAGTTTAGGTTTTGTAACTATTGAAAAAGAAGATATTCCTGAACATAAAATCTGGGCAGATTGCATTAGATGTAAACACTTCCCAGTATGTAATGAAATAGCAATGGTTTATGACCTATGA